In Duganella zoogloeoides, a single genomic region encodes these proteins:
- a CDS encoding HlyC/CorC family transporter, which translates to MDTVPLWVQLLALGLLILFSAFFAMAETALMAANRHRLRHEAKRGNRRAITTLWLLERTGKLLSLVLIANTLINATATALVTSIAIQAFGHDDNVIIVSTACIAFLLIVFAEISPKMIGATYPEKIALPTSMVLRPLMAVFKPVIWFVNLFVTQILRLFRTQAGGQVNDARVSPEELRSIVLEGGNFIPQKHKSILLNLFDLDTITVEDIMTPRSQVEALDLELPVEQIKRELTTCQHNKLPVYEGEINRIVGILHVRKAVALLNQEDDLTVDHFRQLLTPPYFIPQETGAFTQLQYFQENKQRLGIIVDEYGEVQGLVTLDDIIEEMIGEFTTSLPDNAPPDTFGWNDAGACTLEGTTALRDANRRLGLDFPLDGPKTLNGMLLELLQDIPDAPISIKVGNCIIEVVEADDQAIKVVKLLRTGGKRSH; encoded by the coding sequence TTGGATACCGTGCCCTTATGGGTGCAGCTGCTTGCACTCGGCCTGCTGATTTTGTTTTCGGCTTTCTTCGCCATGGCGGAGACGGCGCTCATGGCGGCCAACCGCCATCGCTTGCGCCATGAAGCCAAACGCGGCAATCGCCGCGCCATCACCACCCTGTGGCTGCTCGAACGGACCGGCAAGCTGCTCTCGCTGGTGCTCATTGCCAATACGCTGATCAACGCCACCGCCACCGCGCTGGTCACCTCGATCGCGATCCAGGCCTTCGGCCATGACGACAACGTCATTATCGTCTCCACCGCCTGCATCGCCTTTTTGCTGATCGTGTTCGCGGAAATTTCGCCGAAGATGATCGGCGCCACCTACCCCGAGAAAATCGCCCTGCCCACCAGCATGGTGCTGCGCCCGCTGATGGCGGTGTTCAAGCCGGTGATCTGGTTCGTCAACCTGTTCGTTACGCAAATCCTGCGGCTGTTCCGCACCCAGGCCGGCGGCCAGGTGAACGATGCGCGCGTCTCGCCCGAGGAGCTGCGCTCGATCGTGCTTGAGGGCGGCAACTTCATTCCGCAAAAGCACAAGAGCATCCTGCTCAACCTGTTCGACCTCGATACCATCACCGTCGAAGACATCATGACCCCGCGCTCGCAGGTGGAGGCGCTGGACCTGGAACTGCCGGTCGAACAGATCAAGCGCGAGCTGACCACCTGCCAGCACAACAAGCTGCCCGTGTATGAAGGCGAGATCAACCGCATCGTCGGGATTTTGCACGTGCGCAAGGCAGTGGCGCTGCTCAACCAGGAGGACGACCTGACCGTCGATCATTTCCGCCAGTTGCTTACCCCGCCGTACTTCATTCCGCAGGAAACCGGCGCCTTCACCCAGCTGCAATATTTTCAGGAAAACAAGCAGCGGCTCGGCATCATCGTTGACGAGTACGGCGAGGTGCAGGGCCTGGTCACGCTTGACGACATCATCGAGGAAATGATCGGCGAATTCACCACGTCTCTGCCCGACAATGCGCCGCCCGACACCTTTGGCTGGAACGACGCCGGCGCCTGCACGCTGGAAGGCACGACCGCGCTGCGCGACGCCAACCGCCGCCTGGGCCTGGACTTTCCGCTCGACGGTCCCAAGACCCTGAACGGCATGCTGCTTGAATTATTGCAGGACATCCCCGACGCGCCGATCAGCATCAAGGTTGGCAATTGCATCATCGAAGTCGTGGAAGCTGATGATCAAGCCATCAAAGTGGTCAAATTGCTACGTACCGGCGGCAAACGCAGCCATTGA
- the pilB gene encoding type IV-A pilus assembly ATPase PilB, producing the protein MAAVLPNTVTMPGLARALMQAGRLSPPQAEALNKKAHHEKQPFIDVLLASGAIDSRALATFCAETFAYPLLDVSMLDIEALPAKAIDAKLMQGQRVVALAKRGNKMAVAISDPTNTQALDQVKFQTESTVEPVIVPHDALLQLLARFGRSAEQSIADLAGPETDFQFAEEEEAPASAADTAAANEVEDAPVVRFLNKMLLDAVTMGASDLHFEPFEKFYRVRFRVDGVLIEHAQPPVSIKDKLVSRIKVLAKLDISEKRVPQDGRMRLVASPTRTIDLRVSTLPTLFGEKTVMRILDGSQAQMGIDALGYEPEQKALLMDAIHRPYGMVLVTGPTGSGKTVSLYTCLNVINKPGINISTAEDPAEINLPGVNQVNVNDKAGLTFPVALKSFLRQDPDIIMVGEIRDLETADIAVKAAQTGHLVFSTLHTNDAPSTLTRLMNMGVAPFNIASSVTLITAQRLARRLCVCKQPVDISADLLIKAGFQPADLDGTWKPYGPIGCERCNGGGYKGRVGLYQIMPITPAIEALILAHGNAMQIAAQAQLEGVKSLRQSGLLKVRQAMTSLEEVLGCTNE; encoded by the coding sequence ATGGCCGCAGTCCTACCGAACACCGTTACGATGCCGGGCCTGGCGCGCGCCCTGATGCAGGCCGGCCGCCTGTCGCCGCCGCAGGCCGAGGCACTCAACAAGAAAGCCCACCACGAAAAACAGCCGTTCATCGACGTGCTGCTGGCCAGCGGCGCCATCGACTCGCGCGCACTGGCCACGTTTTGCGCTGAAACCTTCGCCTATCCGCTGCTCGACGTGTCCATGCTCGATATCGAGGCGCTGCCCGCCAAGGCCATCGACGCCAAGCTGATGCAGGGACAGCGCGTGGTGGCGCTGGCCAAGCGCGGCAACAAGATGGCCGTGGCAATTTCCGACCCCACCAACACCCAGGCGCTCGACCAGGTCAAGTTCCAGACCGAGTCCACCGTGGAACCGGTGATCGTGCCGCACGACGCGCTGCTGCAGCTGCTGGCGCGGTTCGGGCGCAGCGCCGAGCAGAGCATCGCCGACCTGGCCGGCCCGGAGACCGACTTCCAGTTTGCCGAGGAAGAAGAAGCGCCGGCCAGCGCGGCCGACACCGCCGCCGCCAACGAGGTGGAAGATGCGCCGGTCGTCCGCTTTCTCAACAAGATGCTGCTCGACGCCGTCACCATGGGCGCGTCCGACCTGCACTTCGAGCCGTTTGAAAAATTCTACCGGGTGCGCTTTCGCGTCGATGGCGTGCTGATCGAGCATGCGCAGCCACCGGTGTCGATCAAGGACAAGCTGGTGTCGCGCATCAAGGTGCTGGCCAAGCTCGACATCTCCGAAAAACGGGTGCCGCAGGATGGCCGCATGCGCCTGGTGGCCTCGCCCACCCGCACCATCGACCTGCGTGTTTCCACGCTGCCCACGCTGTTCGGTGAAAAGACCGTGATGCGTATCCTGGACGGCAGCCAGGCGCAGATGGGCATCGACGCGCTCGGCTACGAGCCGGAACAGAAGGCGCTGTTGATGGACGCCATTCACCGCCCCTACGGCATGGTGCTGGTGACCGGCCCCACCGGCTCGGGCAAGACGGTGTCGCTGTACACGTGCCTGAACGTGATCAACAAGCCGGGCATCAATATCTCGACCGCCGAAGATCCGGCCGAGATCAACCTGCCCGGCGTCAACCAGGTCAACGTCAACGACAAGGCGGGGCTGACGTTTCCGGTGGCGTTGAAATCGTTCCTGCGCCAGGATCCGGACATCATCATGGTCGGCGAGATCCGCGACCTCGAAACCGCCGACATTGCGGTCAAGGCCGCGCAAACCGGCCACCTGGTGTTTTCCACGCTGCACACCAACGATGCACCATCGACACTTACCCGGCTGATGAACATGGGCGTGGCGCCGTTTAATATCGCCTCGTCGGTGACCCTGATCACGGCCCAGCGCCTGGCCCGGCGGCTGTGCGTGTGCAAGCAGCCGGTGGACATTTCTGCGGACCTGCTGATCAAGGCCGGCTTCCAGCCCGCCGATCTCGATGGCACCTGGAAGCCTTACGGTCCCATCGGCTGCGAACGCTGCAACGGCGGCGGCTACAAGGGACGCGTGGGCCTCTACCAGATCATGCCGATCACGCCGGCCATCGAGGCGCTGATCCTGGCCCACGGCAACGCCATGCAGATCGCCGCCCAGGCCCAGCTCGAAGGCGTGAAATCGCTGCGGCAGTCGGGACTGCTCAAGGTCAGGCAAGCCATGACCAGCCTCGAAGAAGTACTCGGCTGCACCAACGAATAG
- the xdhA gene encoding xanthine dehydrogenase small subunit — protein MSEPIRFYFRGAVREFAGGAPTRTVLQHLREDLHCTGTKEGCAEGDCGACTVVVGSLNPAGQLEMKAVNSCIQFAPTLDGKALFTVEDLQQQDGALHPVQQAMVECHGSQCGFCTPGFVMSLWGMYLDKNGEPAQRREIDDCLSGNLCRCTGYRPIIDAAHRMTELPAVAFDRAALTTQLQALQRDAGSSYTAHGRTFYAPRTLAELVALRAAHPQATLLAGSTDIGLWVTKQLRELGDIIYLGHVAALQTVEEVRDMLEIGAGVSLEHAYNALCELYPTQLGELRQRFASLPIRNAGTLGGNVANGSPIGDSMPWLIAVGSEVVLQGPAGQRVLPLEAFYLDYQKKDLQPDEIVAAVRVPLPRENVQFRTYKLAKRFDQDISAVCAAFAFTLDGDQIIDARIAYGGMAATPRRAPRAESALTGLRWNEANLRVAMDMLAQDFKPLSDMRASGTYRMQTAQNLLRRFWFETRPDAPLGNESVNAFAFKDARESA, from the coding sequence ATGTCCGAACCGATCCGCTTTTACTTCCGTGGCGCCGTGCGCGAATTTGCCGGTGGCGCACCGACCCGCACCGTGCTCCAGCACCTGCGCGAAGACCTCCATTGCACCGGCACCAAGGAAGGCTGCGCCGAAGGCGATTGCGGCGCATGCACCGTGGTGGTCGGCAGCCTCAACCCTGCCGGCCAGCTGGAGATGAAGGCGGTCAATTCCTGCATCCAGTTCGCGCCCACGCTCGACGGCAAGGCGCTATTCACGGTCGAAGACTTGCAGCAGCAGGACGGCGCGCTGCACCCGGTGCAGCAGGCCATGGTGGAGTGTCACGGTTCCCAGTGCGGCTTCTGTACCCCTGGGTTCGTGATGTCGCTGTGGGGCATGTACCTCGATAAAAACGGTGAACCGGCGCAGCGCCGCGAGATCGACGACTGCCTGTCCGGCAACCTGTGCCGCTGCACCGGCTACCGTCCCATCATCGACGCGGCCCACCGCATGACCGAACTGCCGGCTGTCGCCTTCGACCGCGCCGCGCTGACCACGCAGCTGCAAGCGCTGCAACGCGATGCAGGCAGCAGCTATACGGCCCACGGCCGCACCTTTTACGCGCCGCGCACGCTGGCGGAACTCGTCGCCCTGCGCGCCGCCCATCCGCAAGCCACGCTGCTGGCCGGCTCGACCGACATCGGCCTGTGGGTGACCAAGCAGCTGCGCGAACTGGGCGACATCATCTACCTGGGCCACGTGGCCGCGCTGCAAACGGTGGAGGAGGTGCGCGATATGCTGGAAATTGGCGCCGGCGTGTCGCTGGAACACGCCTACAATGCGCTGTGCGAGCTGTATCCGACGCAGCTGGGCGAATTGCGCCAGCGTTTTGCGTCGCTGCCGATCCGTAACGCCGGCACCCTGGGCGGCAACGTCGCCAACGGCTCGCCGATCGGCGACTCGATGCCGTGGCTGATCGCGGTGGGCAGCGAAGTGGTGCTGCAAGGTCCGGCGGGCCAGCGCGTGCTGCCGCTCGAAGCGTTCTACCTTGACTACCAGAAAAAGGATTTGCAGCCTGACGAAATCGTCGCCGCCGTGCGGGTGCCGCTGCCGCGCGAGAATGTCCAGTTCCGAACCTATAAACTGGCCAAGCGCTTCGACCAGGATATCTCGGCCGTATGCGCGGCGTTCGCGTTCACGCTCGACGGCGACCAGATCATCGATGCCCGCATCGCGTACGGCGGCATGGCCGCCACACCGCGCCGCGCGCCGCGCGCGGAAAGTGCGCTCACCGGCCTGCGCTGGAACGAAGCCAACCTGCGGGTGGCGATGGACATGCTGGCGCAGGATTTCAAACCGCTGTCCGACATGCGCGCATCAGGCACCTACCGCATGCAGACCGCGCAAAACCTGCTGCGCCGGTTCTGGTTCGAGACGCGCCCCGATGCGCCGCTCGGCAACGAGTCGGTCAATGCCTTCGCTTTCAAAGACGCCAGGGAGTCCGCATGA
- a CDS encoding tetratricopeptide repeat protein, with amino-acid sequence MTTSHPALTASLLRQAVQLQQQGQLPPAQALYRQVLALDPQQFDALHLLGVIARQQGDAAGAIDLIAQAIAVDPAQPKAHANLGVALMDAGRVQEALDSHERAIGLQPDYAMAWSNRGNALRQLQRHDEALHSYQRAVFLQPNYPEAHCNRAIVLQEMGRYAEALGAAEDALDLRERYADAWFARGNALHGLRQLADAVDSFERAIALRPQWAEAHSALGASLQKLGDFDAALAAYDRALTLKPGHALAHYHRGNTLRSLGRTDEAIAAYRAALAHGDDPQTIAFALASVGAGETPATLPGDYVRTLFDQYANHFDQHLTEVLGYRTPAALDALIRSAGHSAALDIVDLGCGTGLCGPYLHAYARRLDGVDLSQQMLDKAAERALYNELACTDLVDYLGGRGQAWDLAVAADVFVYIGDLAPVFDAVHLALRPGGRFCFSVEAGAPDGADYVLQPSNRYAHTLPYLRKLATATGFTVLATDNLAARQENGTPITAHTLLLHKS; translated from the coding sequence ATGACCACCTCCCACCCGGCGTTGACCGCCTCCCTGCTGCGCCAGGCCGTGCAATTACAACAGCAAGGCCAGTTGCCGCCCGCGCAGGCGCTGTACCGGCAGGTGCTGGCGCTCGACCCGCAGCAGTTCGACGCCCTGCACCTGCTGGGCGTGATCGCGCGCCAGCAGGGCGATGCGGCCGGCGCCATCGATTTGATTGCGCAGGCAATCGCGGTCGATCCGGCGCAGCCGAAGGCCCATGCCAACCTGGGCGTGGCGCTGATGGATGCAGGCCGGGTGCAGGAGGCGCTGGACAGCCACGAGCGCGCCATCGGGCTGCAACCCGACTACGCCATGGCGTGGAGCAATCGCGGCAACGCCCTGCGCCAGCTGCAGCGCCACGACGAGGCGCTGCACAGCTACCAGCGCGCCGTCTTCCTCCAGCCCAACTACCCGGAAGCGCACTGCAACCGCGCCATCGTGCTGCAGGAAATGGGCCGCTACGCCGAAGCGCTGGGTGCGGCCGAGGACGCGCTGGACCTGCGCGAGCGCTACGCCGACGCCTGGTTCGCCCGTGGCAATGCGCTGCACGGCTTGCGCCAGCTGGCCGATGCGGTGGACAGTTTCGAGCGGGCCATCGCGCTGCGCCCGCAATGGGCGGAGGCGCACAGCGCGCTGGGCGCCAGCCTGCAAAAGCTCGGTGACTTCGACGCCGCGCTGGCCGCCTACGACCGCGCGCTGACGCTCAAGCCCGGCCACGCGCTGGCGCACTACCATCGCGGCAATACGCTGCGTTCTCTGGGCCGCACCGACGAGGCGATTGCTGCCTACCGCGCCGCACTGGCGCATGGCGACGATCCGCAAACCATCGCCTTCGCGCTGGCCTCGGTGGGCGCGGGCGAAACGCCAGCCACACTGCCGGGCGACTACGTGCGCACCCTGTTCGACCAGTACGCCAACCACTTCGACCAGCACCTGACCGAAGTGCTCGGCTACCGCACCCCGGCCGCGCTCGATGCACTGATCCGCAGCGCCGGGCATAGTGCAGCGCTCGATATCGTCGATCTCGGCTGCGGCACCGGCCTGTGCGGCCCCTACTTGCACGCGTACGCGCGCCGCCTCGACGGCGTGGACCTGTCGCAGCAGATGCTCGACAAGGCGGCCGAACGGGCACTGTACAACGAGCTCGCCTGCACCGACCTGGTGGACTACCTGGGCGGGCGAGGGCAAGCGTGGGATCTGGCGGTGGCTGCCGACGTGTTCGTCTATATCGGCGACCTGGCGCCCGTGTTCGATGCCGTGCACCTGGCGCTGCGCCCGGGCGGGCGCTTCTGCTTTTCGGTCGAAGCGGGCGCACCAGACGGCGCCGACTACGTGTTGCAACCATCGAACCGCTACGCCCACACGCTGCCATACCTGCGGAAGCTGGCGACCGCCACCGGCTTCACCGTCCTCGCCACCGACAACCTCGCCGCGCGCCAGGAAAACGGCACCCCCATCACCGCCCACACCCTACTCCTGCACAAATCCTGA
- the puuE gene encoding allantoinase PuuE: MSTYDNYPRDLIGYGRTPPHARWPGAARVALQFVLNYEEGGENSVLHGDAGSETFLSEIIGAASFPDRHMSMESLYEYGSRAGLWRVLRLFEDRKLPLTVFGVAMALKRHPEAVAAFQSLGHEIACHGLRWISYQNIDQATERAHMKEAVDIIRELTGSAPQGWYTGRDSPNTRRLVMEHGGFAYDADHYGDDLPFWQQVAHMGADGQPTTAPQLIVPYTLDTNDMRFAAAQGFNSGTQFFDYLKDAFDVLYAEGDPAGLNAPKMLSIGLHCRIVGRPARLAALARFLDYVQGHEQVWITRRIDIADHWRSTHPFAA; this comes from the coding sequence ATGAGCACTTACGACAACTACCCGCGCGACCTGATCGGCTACGGCCGCACCCCGCCCCACGCCCGCTGGCCCGGCGCCGCCCGGGTGGCGCTGCAATTCGTGCTCAATTACGAGGAGGGCGGCGAAAACAGCGTACTGCACGGCGACGCCGGCTCCGAGACCTTCCTGTCCGAGATCATTGGCGCCGCGTCGTTCCCCGACCGCCACATGAGCATGGAGTCGCTGTACGAATACGGTTCGCGCGCCGGCCTGTGGCGCGTGCTGCGCCTGTTCGAGGACCGCAAGCTGCCGCTCACCGTGTTCGGCGTGGCGATGGCGCTCAAGCGTCACCCGGAGGCCGTCGCCGCCTTCCAGTCGCTGGGCCACGAGATCGCCTGCCACGGCCTGCGCTGGATCAGCTACCAGAACATCGACCAAGCCACCGAGCGCGCCCATATGAAAGAAGCCGTGGACATCATCCGCGAGCTCACCGGCAGCGCACCGCAAGGCTGGTACACGGGCCGCGACTCGCCCAACACGCGCCGGCTGGTGATGGAACATGGCGGCTTCGCATACGATGCCGACCACTATGGCGACGACCTGCCGTTCTGGCAGCAGGTGGCCCACATGGGCGCCGATGGCCAGCCGACCACCGCACCGCAACTGATCGTACCCTACACGCTCGACACCAACGACATGCGCTTTGCCGCCGCCCAGGGCTTCAATTCGGGCACGCAGTTCTTCGACTATCTGAAAGATGCGTTCGACGTGCTGTATGCCGAAGGCGACCCGGCCGGCCTGAACGCGCCGAAGATGCTGTCGATCGGCCTGCACTGCCGCATCGTGGGCCGGCCGGCGCGGCTGGCCGCGCTGGCGCGTTTCCTCGACTATGTGCAGGGCCACGAACAGGTGTGGATCACGCGCCGCATCGATATCGCCGACCACTGGCGCTCCACCCATCCTTTTGCAGCCTGA
- the xdhB gene encoding xanthine dehydrogenase molybdopterin binding subunit — protein MNQPTAPNRVREAGWQAVGIPRKHESAELHVLGQATYTDDIPELQGTVHAALGLSSKAHASIKSIDLAPVRASDGVVAVYTAADIVGTNDCGPIIHDDPILSAGEVLYVGQPIFIVVADTHDNARRAARRAVIDYEELPAILTPQEAKAAQSYVLPPMALKRGDFRTAFDLAPRVVKGKLFVGGQEQFYLEGQIAYAIPKEDQGMLVQCSTQHPSEMQHVVAHALGVHSHKVQVECRRMGGGFGGKESQSALWAAAAGIAAAKLKRPVKLRADRDDDMLVTGKRHCFYYEYEVGYDDTGKILAAKVDMTLRAGYSADLSGPVATRAVCHFDNTYYLSDVEILAGCGKTNTQSNTAFRGFGGPQGAIAIEYIIDDIARNLGRDALDIRRVNFYGVTSRNITPYGQEIVDNVIEALTAELERSSAYRARRAAIDAFNQNSPVLKKGLALTPLKFGIAFNVTHLNQAGALVHVYVDGSVLVNHGGTEMGQGINTKVMQVVAHELGVSMENLRVTATDTSKVSNTSATAASTGADLNGKAAQDAARQIRERLTNHAIKLYGADDGQPVRFADNAVHVNGHVVPFSELVQKAYLARVQLWSDGFYATPGLHWDPKTMNGHPFSYYAYGAAVSEVVVDTLTGEWKLLRADALYDAGRSLNPAIDIGQVEGAFIQGMGWLTTEQLWWNGAGKLMTHAPSTYKIPGISDCPEDLRVTLYQNDNVEDSIHRSKAVGEPPLLLPFSVFFAIRDAISSVGGHRVNPPLNAPATSEEILRAVSIVELGA, from the coding sequence ATGAACCAGCCCACCGCCCCCAACCGCGTGCGTGAAGCAGGCTGGCAAGCCGTTGGCATTCCGCGCAAGCACGAATCGGCCGAGCTGCATGTGCTGGGCCAGGCCACGTACACCGACGACATCCCCGAACTGCAAGGCACCGTGCACGCGGCGCTGGGCTTGTCGTCGAAAGCGCACGCGAGTATCAAAAGCATCGACCTGGCGCCGGTGCGCGCGTCAGACGGCGTGGTGGCCGTGTACACGGCTGCCGACATCGTCGGCACCAACGACTGCGGCCCGATCATCCATGACGATCCGATCCTGTCCGCCGGCGAAGTGCTGTACGTGGGCCAGCCGATCTTCATCGTGGTGGCCGACACCCACGACAACGCCCGCCGCGCCGCGCGCCGCGCCGTGATCGACTACGAAGAGCTGCCGGCCATCCTCACGCCGCAGGAAGCCAAGGCTGCGCAATCGTACGTGCTGCCGCCAATGGCGCTCAAGCGCGGCGATTTTCGCACCGCGTTCGACCTGGCGCCGCGCGTGGTCAAAGGTAAACTGTTCGTGGGCGGCCAGGAGCAGTTTTACCTGGAAGGCCAGATCGCCTACGCGATACCGAAGGAAGATCAAGGCATGCTGGTGCAATGCTCCACCCAGCATCCGAGCGAAATGCAGCACGTGGTGGCCCATGCGTTGGGCGTGCACTCGCACAAGGTACAAGTGGAATGCCGCCGCATGGGCGGCGGTTTCGGCGGCAAGGAGTCGCAGTCGGCCCTGTGGGCCGCCGCTGCCGGCATCGCTGCCGCCAAACTGAAACGCCCGGTCAAGCTGCGCGCCGACCGCGACGACGACATGCTGGTCACCGGCAAGCGCCATTGCTTCTATTACGAGTACGAAGTGGGTTACGACGATACCGGCAAGATCCTGGCCGCCAAGGTGGACATGACGCTGCGCGCCGGCTACTCGGCTGACCTGTCCGGCCCCGTGGCCACGCGCGCGGTCTGCCATTTCGACAACACCTATTATTTGTCGGACGTGGAAATCCTGGCCGGCTGCGGCAAGACCAATACCCAGTCCAACACCGCCTTCCGGGGCTTCGGCGGACCGCAGGGCGCGATCGCCATCGAATACATCATTGACGACATCGCGCGCAACCTGGGGCGCGATGCGCTCGATATCCGCCGCGTCAATTTCTATGGCGTTACCTCACGCAATATCACGCCCTACGGCCAGGAGATCGTCGATAACGTGATCGAAGCATTGACGGCCGAACTGGAACGCAGCAGCGCCTACCGCGCCCGCCGCGCCGCCATCGACGCCTTCAATCAAAACAGCCCGGTGCTGAAAAAGGGGCTGGCGCTCACGCCGCTCAAATTCGGCATCGCCTTCAACGTCACCCACCTGAACCAGGCCGGCGCGCTGGTGCACGTGTATGTCGATGGTTCGGTGCTGGTCAACCATGGCGGCACCGAGATGGGGCAGGGCATCAACACCAAGGTGATGCAGGTGGTGGCGCACGAACTGGGTGTCTCCATGGAAAACCTGCGGGTGACCGCCACCGATACCAGCAAGGTGTCGAACACCTCGGCCACGGCCGCTTCCACCGGCGCGGACTTGAATGGCAAGGCCGCGCAGGACGCCGCGCGCCAGATCCGCGAACGCCTCACAAACCACGCGATAAAGCTGTACGGCGCCGACGACGGCCAGCCGGTGCGCTTCGCGGACAACGCGGTGCACGTCAACGGCCACGTCGTGCCATTTTCCGAACTGGTACAAAAAGCCTACCTGGCGCGGGTGCAGCTGTGGTCCGACGGCTTTTATGCCACGCCGGGCCTGCACTGGGATCCGAAAACCATGAACGGCCACCCGTTCTCGTACTACGCCTACGGCGCGGCAGTGTCCGAAGTGGTGGTCGATACGCTGACCGGCGAATGGAAGCTGCTGCGCGCCGACGCCCTGTACGACGCCGGCCGCTCGCTCAACCCGGCCATCGATATCGGCCAGGTGGAGGGCGCCTTCATCCAGGGCATGGGCTGGCTCACCACAGAACAGCTGTGGTGGAACGGCGCCGGCAAGCTGATGACGCACGCGCCATCGACGTACAAGATTCCGGGCATTTCGGACTGCCCGGAGGACTTGCGCGTGACGCTCTACCAGAACGACAACGTCGAGGACAGCATTCACCGCTCGAAAGCCGTGGGCGAGCCGCCGCTGCTGCTGCCGTTTTCGGTGTTCTTTGCGATTCGCGACGCGATTTCGAGCGTGGGCGGCCACCGCGTCAACCCGCCGCTCAACGCCCCGGCCACCAGCGAGGAAATCCTGCGCGCCGTGTCCATCGTCGAACTCGGGGCCTGA
- the uraH gene encoding hydroxyisourate hydrolase, whose amino-acid sequence MGKLSTHVLDITQGKPGAGVRLALYAVNAEGRTLLTTDVTNADGRCATPLLAGEQLTAGKYELVFAAGDYFAAQGVQVPEPRFVDEVTIAFGVADAEQNYHVPLVVSPWAYSTYRGS is encoded by the coding sequence ATGGGCAAACTCAGCACGCACGTACTCGATATCACCCAGGGCAAGCCCGGCGCCGGCGTCAGGCTGGCGTTGTACGCGGTCAACGCAGAGGGCCGCACCCTGCTCACCACCGACGTCACCAATGCGGACGGACGCTGCGCCACGCCGCTGCTCGCAGGCGAACAGCTCACCGCAGGCAAGTATGAGCTGGTATTCGCTGCCGGCGATTATTTTGCAGCGCAGGGCGTGCAGGTGCCCGAACCGCGTTTTGTTGACGAGGTGACCATCGCCTTCGGCGTGGCCGACGCCGAGCAGAACTACCACGTGCCGCTGGTGGTTTCGCCGTGGGCGTATTCGACCTATCGCGGCAGCTGA